In Aspergillus nidulans FGSC A4 chromosome IV, a single window of DNA contains:
- a CDS encoding uncharacterized protein (transcript_id=CADANIAT00000163), translated as MFKQLSSRQARSPDTHSSISSQDPAWKKEIYNANEEVHESSTLSSTQTRRTLSRHWLPFRSSSRRRSPSPETQSKFGLHVVHRPKTIAPVNIVFVHGLGGDRILTWCKHRDKRLYWPEKWLKQEQSIGRCRILSFGYDASFGMGAVKSIYRISDFAKSLLHDMKFGQDSNGNPLGLGKVPTVFVAHSMGGLVVKAAYLLGQNDETYKEVVQSIGAIIFLATPHRGADSAATLNNLLQASFSSSKSFIAELQRGSPALEDINEQFRHIAPKLLIASFYESLATRIGIHSTMIVIRDSATLGYQQEISRELHADHHEVCKYSSPQDANYTSVRNTLASFIAQLQAKGIEVINDLMAEESRKIEKLLLVTPKHEEEFETLRSWWLEGTCDWIFDVATVKNWLKNEEEVEEVPIVQFKAPPASGKSVLSAYLVRELRSRGHSVLYFFFRAEDSDQRTVSFFLRSTALQLASVSPVYKEKLLHIAIGGHSVMTSSSTDVFRKLFQFASSGVDFPYPLYWIVDAVDESESAKTVLEYISRIRLVIPSLKVLFTSRESVIFPADQKIATFSASAEGKGSVGDNSLDIRIYLERMMHEMGGKQELKDTVMQAILRRAQGNFLWVRLVVKEILSCHTEEGIETALQSMPKDMNQLYERMEWVVLSAPRAEDKEIAQMILRWVVCSRFPMTTEVLNQALNKKFIDLRKTISQVCGQFVMVDPSGQVRLIHETAREYLTRTTASPIAIRLPKSHYSLFEQTLSALLAPDIRQKVIRAQESISVSEPFLLYAATSWMYHLQQSAEISDQTIDHLSQFFRTTSVLVWIHLLSITDQLDRLVRAAKIVTDSIKAYRKSNMTKNPLLHKLSNLELLERWSADLLKIVGKFSRQLKIYPAAIYSQIPPLCPSSSVIYEQFYQQDFANIKIMGISQTDWNDNLARIPLPRGEEGIKLCCFGRYVAVLTSSGRVTIWDANHFKQVCSLVHQEAVTSMSFNRYGTEMLTFGLVTSRLWSVPSGELLATVVNPANTRALSVTFRETDRSVLVACTNRVIYSLDLEDLAAGWRMLSRSLLHERSEVGGAIVNSPRCVSFNGDASQVGVSYRGFPLSVWDLNEMRCIARCRRPTRTPSKPESAEVTWFPVDRFTWNPVTGHIIGLYKDGTVFKWHPATNEYQEASSSADEVAASPDGSLFVTSSSNGTVKVWSFEYMSVIYQLSSGDLVRELAFAPDSRRFYDIRGSLLNAWQSNTLLRFLEVDEAFSDTSSQDQRSTSISHISEAHTVSYEAVSVIRVSPEHGLYCAGNEEGIVTLFDEKSEELGKILEFPNFVSISCLAWSNDSGYVAGADLAGDIEIRKLTKVKTTGNGPSQVQSVPQSKPVLKKDGSAICDLLFSHDSTLLLIISGLSAYIWSVEEGCVIIEKQIAQTSTQIWANHPAQPGTLLKFADNGITGFRWSDFSEIATALYDGLSLHSEATCPKLKGVRFNQNGKFATIHQTDITCMERLFIVDISALQLKPGSTSSIARLSTIVPADVARQVEVVLGILPGSRFFFLDKNLWLCSVFLKSSVTEDTIERHYFLPRDWTTTEYFQQCLLLENGTLLCPREDEVAVIKSELSRSY; from the exons ATG TTCAAGCAGCTTTCGTCAAGACAAGCTCGATCTCCTGATACGCATTCCTCGATCAGCTCGCAAGACCCTGCCTGGAAGAAAGAAATATACAATGCCAACGAAGAAGTCCATGAAAGTTCAACATTATCATCGACGCAAACTCGACGCACCTTGTCTCGTCACTGGCTACCGTTTAGGTCTTCTTCCAGACGCCGTAGTCCATCGCCTGAGACACAGTCAAAGTTTGGACTGCACGTCGTTCACCGACCGAAGACAATCGCACCAGTAAACATTGTCTTTGTACATGGTCTTGGTGGTGATCGAATATTGACATGGTGCAAGCATAGGGACAAAAGACTATACTGGCCGGAAAAGTGGCTTAAACAGGAGCAGAGCATTGGGCGTTGTCGCATTCTATCCTTTGGGTATGATGCCAGCTTTGGTATGGGTGCGGTCAAGAGCATCTATAGGATCTCAGACTTCGCCAAAAGCCTTTTGCACGATATGAAGTTTGGACAAGATAGCAATGGAAATCCTCTAGGACTGGGAAAAGTGCCAACAGTTTTTGTTGCACACTCTATGGGTGGCCTTGTTGTTAAGGCAGCGTACCTTTTGGGACAGAACGACGAGACATACAAAGAAGTTGTGCAATCCATCGGGGCAATTATTTTTCTGGCAACACCTCACCGTGGTGCGGACTCAGCTGCGACACTCAATAACCTACTTCAAGCCAGTTTTTCATCTTCCAAAAGCTTTATCGCAGAGCTTCAACGTGGCTCCCCTGCCCTTGAAGACATCAACGAACAGTTTAGGCACATTGCACCCAAATTGTTGATCGCTTCATTCTACGAAAGTCTAGCGACGAGGATTGGGATACACTCTACCATGATAGTCATTAGAGATTCTGCAACACTGGGATATCAGCAGGAAATTTCAAGGGAGCTCCATGCGGATCACCATGAAGTGTGCAAATACTCGAGTCCGCAAGATGCGAACTACACCAGTGTTCGCAATACATTGGCCTCATTTATTGCGCAACTACAAGCAAAGGGAATAGAGGTTATCAATGATCTTATGGCTGAGGAATCGAGAAAGATTGAAAAGCTGTTGTTGGTCACACCCAAACATGAAGAGGAATTCGAGACTTTGCGTTCTTGGTGGCTGGAAGGGACCTGTGATTGGATCTTTGACGTCGCTACCGTCAAGAACTggctgaagaatgaagaagaggtaGAAGAGGTACCGATCGTGCAGTTCAAAGCTCCGCCTGCGAGTGGTAAATCCGTTCTAAGCGCATACCTTGTTCGCGAGCTTCGTTCTCGCGGCCATTCCGTCttgtatttcttcttcagagcgGAGGACTCTGACCAACGAACTGTGAGTTTCTTCTTGAGGTCAACGGCGCTGCAGCTGGCAAGCGTCAGCCCCGTGTATAAGGAGAAGTTGCTTCACATAGCTATTGGCGGCCACAGCGTGATGACCTCGAGCTCCACGGATGTCTTCCGAAAGCTGTTTCAATTTGCGTCCTCGGGTGTCGACTTCCCGTATCCTTTGTACTGGATTGTCGATGCGGTCGACGAGTCAGAATCGGCAAAGACTGTGCTTGAGTACATATCCAGAATACGGCTGGTCATCCCTTCCCTAAAAGTATTGTTCACTAGCAGGGAGTCTGTCATCTTCCCGGCCGACCAGAAAATTGCGACTTTCTCCGCGTCAGCAGAGGGCAAAGGATCTGTTGGCGATAATTCTTTGGACATTAGAATCTATCTTGAGCGGATGATGCATGAAATGGGTGGTAAACAAGAGTTGAAAGACACTGTGATGCAGGCAATTCTGCGCCGGGCACAAGGGAATTTTCTTTGGGTCCGGTTGGTTGTAAAAGAAATCCTCAGTTGCCATACAGAGGAAGGGATCGAGACGGCCTTGCAAAGCATGCCCAAAGATATGAATCAATTGTACGAACGCATGGAGTGGGTGGTTTTATCAGCACCCCGTgctgaagacaaggagaTCGCTCAGATGATCCTTCGATGGGTTGTTTGCTCCCGTTTTCCCATGACTACCGAAGTTTTGAACCAGGCCTTGAACAAGAAATTCATCGATCTGCGGAAAACGATCTCCCAAGTCTGTGGACAGTTTGTCATGGTCGACCCCTCTGGTCAAGTCAGGCTTATACATGAAACTGCTCGGGAATACTTGACAAGAACTACGGCGAGTCCCATTGCAATACGACTACCAAAAAGCCATTACTCGCTCTTCGAGCAAACATTATCGGCATTGCTTGCCCCTGACATCCGCCAGAAGGTCATCAGAGCGCAAGAGTCCATTTCAGTATCGGAGCCCTTTCTGTTGTATGCAGCCACGTCGTGGATGTATCATCTGCAGCAGTCAGCCGAAATAAGCGACCAAACCATCGACCATCTATCTCAATTCTTTAGAACGACCTCTGTGCTCGTATGGATCCATTTACTGTCAATTACCGACCAGCTGGATCGGTTGGTCAGGGCAGCCAAGATTGTGACGGACTCCATTAAAGCTTATCGCAAGTCAAACATGACAAAAAATCCATTGTTGCACAAATTATCGAATCTGGAGCTTCTTGAAAGATGGTCTGCAGATCTCTTGAAGATTGTGGGGAAGTTCAGCCGGCAGTTGAAGATATACCCTGCAGCCATATATAGCCAGATTCCGCCTCTATGCCCTTCCAGCTCTGTCATTTACGAACAATTCTACCAACAAGACTTCGCAAATATTAAAATCATGGGAATCTCGCAAACGGATTGGAATGACAATCTTGCTCGGATTCCACTACCCCGTGGGGAGGAAGGCATCAAACTATGTTGTTTCGGACGGTATGTTGCTGTGCTGACCAGCTCTGGCAGGGTAACAATCTGGGACGCGAACCACTTCAAGCAAGTCTGTTCTCTTGTACACCAAGAGGCTGTCACTTCGATGTCTTTCAACCGGTACGGCACAGAAATGCTCACCTTCGGCCTAGTAACATCCAGGCTGTGGTCTGTTCCCTCAGGGGAGCTGTTGGCCACTGTAGTTAATCCTGCTAATACCAGAGCATTGTCTGTCACATTCAGAGAGACCGATAGGAGTGTCCTTGTTGCCTGCACAAATCGAGTTATATATTCTCTGGACCTTGAAGACCTCGCTGCTGGTTGGCGTATGCTTAGTCGAAGCTTACTCCACGAGCGATCAGAGGTGGGTGGAGCTATCGTCAACTCACCGAGGTGTGTATCATTCAACGGAGATGCGAGTCAGGTTGGAGTTTCGTACCGGGGTTTTCCACTATCGGTGTGGGATCTCAATGAGATGCGGTGTATCGCCAGGTGTAGGAGACCGACGCGCACACCGAGTAAGCCAGAATCAGCCGAGGTTACTTGGTTCCCAGTCGATAGATTTACCTGGAACCCCGTTACCGGTCACATCATTGGCTTGTACAAAGATGGTACGGTATTCAAATGGCACCCTGCAACGAACGAGTATCAGGAAGCTTCTTCGTCTGCCGATGAGGTGGCTGCCAGTCCCGACGGCAGTTTATTCGtaacaagcagcagcaacggaaCCGTCAAAGTGTGGAGCTTTGAATATATGTCGGTCATATATCAGCTCTCGTCTGGTGATCTGGTTAGGGAGCTGGCATTTGCTCCGGATAGTAGACGGTTCTATGACATCCGAGGCTCTTTATTAAACGCGTGGCAATCAAACACTCTACTACGATTCCTTGAGGTAGATGAGGCTTTCAGTGATACATCCAGCCAGGATCAAAGATCAACATCTATTTCGCATATATCCGAAGCCCATACCGTGTCTTATGAAGCAGTGTCTGTGATCAGAGTCAGCCCAGAGCACGGCTTGTACTGCGCTGGTAACGAGGAAGGAATTGTGACACTGTTTGATGAAAAGTCAGAGGAACTGGGGAAAATTCTGGAATTTCCCAATTTTGTCAGCATCAGTTGTCTTGCGTGGAGTAATGATTCAGGCTATGTGGCCGGTGCAGACCTCGCAGGAGACATTGAGATTAGAAAACTCACTAAAGTCAAAACCACCGGCAACGGCCCGAGTCAGGTACAGTCTGTACCCCAATCGAAGCCCGTTTTAAAGAAGGACGGCAGTGCAATATGTGACCTTCTTTTCAGTCACGACTCAACCCTTCTACTTATTATTTCAGGTCTGAGCGCGTATATTTGGtcagtggaagaaggatgtGTGATAATCGAGAAACAAATTGCGCAAACAAGCACTCAGATATGGGCAAACCATCCTGCACAGCCTGGGACTTTGCTGAAGTTTGCGGACAATGGTATCACAGGCTTTAGGTGGTCGGACTTTTCCGAGATTGCTACTGCGTTATATGACGGTTTATCACTGCACAGCGAGGCAACTTGTCCAAAACTCAAAGGTGTGAGATTTAACCAAAATGGCAAGTTTGCAACCATTCATCAAACAGATATTACATGCATGGAAAGGTTGTTCATAGTCGATATCTCAGCCTTACAACTCAAACCTGGAAGCACTTCAAGTATTGCGAGGCTCTCAACAATAGTCCCAGCAGATGTTGCGAGACAGGTGGAAGTGGTACTTGGCATCCTCCCCGGATCAAGgttcttctttcttgatAAAAATTTGTGGCTTTGTTCTGTTTTCCTTAAGAGTTCGGTTACGGAAGATACCATCGAGCGTCATTACTTTTTGCCACGCGACTGGACAACGACAGAATATTTCCAACAGTGTTTGCTGTTGGAGAATGGTACGCTTCTTTGCCCTAgggaggatgaggtggcTGTGATTAAAAGCGAACTGAGCCGCTCGTACTGA
- a CDS encoding uncharacterized protein (transcript_id=CADANIAT00000164), whose amino-acid sequence MSSANPSTDMAPAANTPNNILEARETPVSATRPYTSFTSRSTMFIVIIAGFATITSPLTATVYFPLLPTLEGQFRVSPQAINMTLTIYVIFQAISPAVFGPLSDTVGRRPIFLLTLAIYALANLGMALNKHNYGFLLLLRALQSLGASAAFAISYGIVADVCVSSERGKTMAWVSIALNMGTCLGPIIGGLVAYLSGDIEWVFWALFIVGLLLLLIVGMFLPETARNLVGNGGDQTEGTLWQQCCWSYIRTVRLLNKEENEQDHREYEAAVRAEPGTLNRLITRISAPFSIRMFAAPLRIIFFPDAFWCLWINGSFYAVDYILAATVPNIFTDIYQFNTLLTGLAYLPRGIGIIVGSYCNGRMMDYNYKVTARKHNQPINRVSGDNIQQFPIELARSRGTYYLLVISTCTLLAYGWTANYKKHFSVLLILQFIQGFWSTCFYTIYNTLLIDVFPDNPSTAAASASITRCALAAIGVTTLQPFVDAAGLGWYFTALGLFSAVCGIVAVSFVRKYDVNAVIDMVIAMKGNFQYHGEGQPAGSTVYSRNLVHVPISLVLFNKDRFALPSIAPDK is encoded by the exons ATGTCCTCGGCAAACCCTTCTACTGATATGGCACCCGCTGCGAATACTCCTAACAATATCTTGGAAGCACGAGAGACTCCCGTGTCAGCTACGAGACCGTACACTTCATTCACATCTCGTAGCACGATGTTCATTGTTATCATTGCGGGTTTTGCAACCATCACATCTCCTCTTACCGCAACAGTCTACTTCCCACTACTGCCTACACTAGAGGGGCAATTCAGGGTATCACCTCAGGCAATCAACATGACGTTGACAATATATGTCATTTTTCAAGCCATATCTCCTGCAGTGTTTGGGCCACTTTCCGACACCGTTGGCAGACGACCTATCTTCCTTCTTACACTTGCTATCTATGCTTTGGCTAATCTTGGCATGGCATTGAACAAGCATAACTATGgatttcttctgctgcttcgagCGCTTCAGAGCTTGGGTGCCAGTGCTGCATTCGCTATAAGCTATGGGATTGTTGCCGATGTCTGCGTATCAAGCGAGAGAGGAAAGACGATGGCTTGGGTTAGTATAGCCCTGAACATGGGAACGTGTCTGGGTCCCATAATAGGCGGCCTAGTTGCATATCTCAGCGGAGATATTGAGTGGGTCTTCTGGGCGCTATTCATCGTTGGACTTCTTCTATTACTAATTGTCGGAATGTTCTTGCCCGAGACCGCTCGCAATCTCGTTGGGAATGGAGGTGACCAAACGGAGGGGACTCTATGGCAACAGTGCTGCTGGAGTTATATTCGAACTGTGCGATTGCTcaacaaagaagagaatgagcAAGACCATCGAGAATACGAAGCTGCAGTTAGAGCTGAACCAGGAACGCTCAACCGGCTGATAACGAGAATTTCTGCCCCTTTCAGTATTCGAATGTTCGCCGCTCCCTTGCGAATTATCTTCTTTCCAGACGCCTTTTGGTGCTTGTGGATAAATGGATCGTTCTACGCAGTCGACTATATCCTTGCCGCTACGGTTCCCAATATTTTCACAGACATATATCAATTCAATACGCTACTAACAGGTCTAGCCTACCTTCCAAGAGGGATAGGTATCATTGTCGGCAGCTACTGCAACGGTAGGATGATGGACTATAACTACAAAGTCACGGCCCGCAAGCATAATCAGCCTATCAACCGTGTCTCCGGTGATAACATACAACAGTTCCCAATTGAACTGGCACGCTCCCGCGGTACTTATTATCTCCTAGTTATATCGACATGCACACTGCTTGCTTACGGCTGGACGGCGAATTATAAAAAGCACTTTTCAGTTCTGTTGATTCTGCAGTTTATTCAGGGGTTCTGGAGCACTTGCTTCTACACGATCTATAACACATTGTTGATAGATGTTTTCCCAGATAACCCTAGCaccgcagcagcaagtgCAAGTATAACAAGATGTGCATTGGCCGCGATAGGAGTCACTACTCTTCAACCATTTGTGGACGCAGCAGGATTAGGGTGGTATTTTACGGCTCTTGGACTCTTTAGTGCAGTATGTGGTATTGTGGCCGTCAGTTTCGTTAGAAAATATG ACGTCAACGCTGTAATTGACATGGTTATCGCGATGAAAGGAAATTTTCAGTACCATGGGGAAGGGCAGCCCGCGGGAAGCACTGTTTACAGCCGGAATCTGGTACATGTGCCAATATCGCTAGTACTTTTCAACAAGGACCGATTTGCGCTGCCGTCGATAGCCCCAGATAAGTGA
- a CDS encoding uncharacterized protein (transcript_id=CADANIAT00000165) — protein MEVDDSPPGGARPGTPLLGENSEPPSGPTTPTPLPRNSLKRRALFSPQKTPTAAPVPVSHLPQAPSICEQVSMVADDQLVLLNDWKLAMTSLAKALDLTVSSLQGRPRDLARGLAARFVSLAKQDSPQLIPLMTAAAPPQPSRQIEQPNQPPTPEACEGPLKRQTSQPTTWASLTAPRAGQGNWQTIAPEHCKVFLLSEKAASLAGDGYFEILTEYYQVIIPWIPKQLWSLDR, from the exons atggaggtggatgactcccccccaggcggagcccgtccggggactccgctcctgggtgaaaactctgaacccccctcaggacctaccaccccgacccccctaccccggaactccctgaagagaagggccttattctccccacagaagactcccactgcagctccggtccctgtatcccatttgCCGCAAGCCCCATCAatctgcgagcaggtcagcatggtagcagatgaccagctagtccttcttaatgattggaaactagcaatgacctctcttgctaaagctctagatctaactgtctcctctctacagggccgcccaagagacctggcccgggggcttgcagccagatttgtttccctagcaaaacaggactcccctcagctGATTCCTctgatgacagcagctgcacccccacagccatccaggcagatagaacagccaaaccaacctcccactcctgaagcttgtgAAGGCCCCCTGAAGaggcaaacctcgcagcctacaacctgggcatccctgacagccccaagagctggtcaggggaactggcaaactattgccccagaacact gcaaggtctttttactgtcagagaaggctgcaagcctagctggggatggataCTTTGAAATACTAACAGAGTATTACCAGGTTATCATCCCCTGGATCCcgaaacaactctggtccctggatagatag
- a CDS encoding putative xylosidase/glycosyl hydrolase (transcript_id=CADANIAT00000166), translating into MALPAVADISNPIFWADFADIDIIRVNDTFYYSASNMHYSPGAPILRSYDLLNWEFAGHSIPELTFGPNYYLDDGQQAYIKGTWASTLQYRPSTSTFYWMGCIDGTTYIYTAPDVGGPWTKASTINTCYYDCGLLITSDDKMYVAYGNNGISVAELSEDGLGEVSNQLVFPSDDAGYLEGSRFYERDGKFYIFTTHPANEEHVLMSNSGPLGPYERRLLISNAGTPVDGGGYPHQGGIVDTPNGDWYYMAFVDVYPGGRIPVLAPIIWNSDGWPYVELVDGAWSVTYDAPAINPPSTPVSSFEPYTDTFTVEKLSPQWEWNHNPDNAKWSIGEGVTLTTASLTNDLYAAKNTLTHRILGPKSTATIHLNISSMASGDRAGLALLRHHSAWIGVVNDGSTTRIAVTTGLEMDSEWNTVSTGTEVATAEYSNSEVWLRVEADISPGAGSGQFSFSGDGTTFTDLGGSYTLNNNWEFFMGYRFGIFNHATTELGGSVVLKSFALSV; encoded by the coding sequence ATGGCTCTCCCAGCTGTTGCCGACATCTCGAATCCAATTTTTTGGGCGGATTTCGCGGACATTGATATTATCCGCGTCAATGACACATTCTACTATTCCGCTTCCAATATGCATTATTCCCCGGGCGCCCCGATTCTTCGCTCTTACGATCTATTGAACTGGGAGTTTGCTGGACACTCGATCCCAGAATTAACATTCGGACCGAACTACTACCTTGACGATGGCCAGCAAGCCTATATTAAGGGTACTTGGGCTTCAACATTGCAGTATAGACCAAGCACATCTACCTTTTACTGGATGGGCTGCATTGATGGTACCACGTATATTTACACCGCCCCTGATGTCGGAGGCCCCTGGACAAAAGCATCAACCATCAACACCTGTTACTACGATTGCGGTTTGCTGATTACCAGCGATGACAAGATGTATGTTGCGTATGGCAACAATGGAATTTCAGTTGCCGAACTCTCAGAAGACGGCTTGGGTGAAGTTAGCAACCAATTGGTTTTCCCCAGTGACGATGCTGGCTACCTGGAGGGCTCTCGGTTCTACGAGCGGGATGGAAAATTCTACATATTCACAACACACCCCGCGAATGAGGAGCATGTTCTTATGTCTAACTCCGGGCCCCTCGGCCCCTACGAGCGTCGCTTGCTGATATCTAATGCTGGAACGCCTGTTGATGGAGGGGGGTACCCCCATCAGGGCGGCATCGTCGACACCCCGAACGGGGACTGGTACTACATGGCTTTCGTTGACGTCTACCCCGGCGGGCGCATCCCTGTTCTGGCTCCAATCATATGGAACAGCGACGGATGGCCGTATGTGGAATTGGTGGATGGTGCCTGGAGCGTGACATATGACGCACCTGCTATTAATCCCCCGTCAACCCCTGTTTCATCATTCGAGCCCTACACTGATACTTTTACCGTTGAGAAACTCTCGCCGCAGTGGGAATGGAATCATAACCCGGATAATGCGAAATGGTCCATCGGAGAAGGCGTGACTCTCACCACCGCTTCGCTCACAAATGACCTCTACGCGGCGAAGAATACATTGACTCATCGAATCCTCGGTCCTAAATCTACGGCTACCATCCACCTCAATATTAGCTCCATGGCCAGTGGTGACCGAGCCGGCCTCGCATTGCTTCGTCATCATTCCGCCTGGATTGGAGTCGTCAATGACGGAAGTACAACGCGCATCGCGGTCACAACGGGGCTGGAGATGGACTCTGAATGGAACACGGTTTCCACCGGGACTGAAGTTGCCACGGCTGAATACTCGAACAGCGAAGTATGGCTCCGCGTCGAAGCGGATATATCGCCCGGTGCAGGCAGCGGCCAGTTCTCATTTAGTGGCGACGGTACAACCTTCACAGACCTTGGTGGTTCATACACCTTGAATAATAATTGGGAGTTCTTCATGGGCTACCGCTTCGGAATCTTCAATCATGCGACTACTGAGCTTGGAGGAAGTGTGGTGCTAAAATCGTTTGCTTTGTCTGTGTAG
- a CDS encoding glycoside hydrolase family 43 protein (submitted as non-partial;~transcript_id=CADANIAT00000167), which yields MALGSVALSQSLLLLRLITCVGFARADNPIVQDIYTADPAPLVHDGRVYVFTGHDEDSSTWYTMRDWRLFSSADMVNWQHHGSPMDLTTFSWADNDAWAGQVVARDDKFYFYAPVHHSTTGAMAIGVGISDSITGPYTDALGHPLVENGEIDPTVYIDDDGQAYLYWGNPGLWYVELNEDMISYSGNISQVELTEGPWLYKREDIYYMIYAATCCSENIRYSTGSSPTGPWTYRGIIMQSQGASFTNHPGIIDYEGRSYFFYHNGALPGGSGFTRSVAVEEFTYNADGTIPELSMTTAGPAQIGTLDPYRRQEAETIAWSDGIEVEACSEGGFNVANIDNGDYIKVAGVAFDEGASSFTARVASAGNGGNLELHLDSKDGPVV from the exons ATGGCACTCGGCAGCGTGGCCTTGAGCCAATCCCTTTTGCTTTTAAGACTCATTACTTGTGTGGGGTTTGCCAGAGCCGACAATCCAATTGTCCAGGACATCTATACTGCAGACCCGGCACCTCTAGTTCACGATGGCCGCGTCTATGTTTTTACTGGACATGATGAAGATAGTTCGACCTGGTATACTATGCGCGACTGGCGTCTTTTCTCGTCGGCAGATATGGTGAACTGGCAACACCACGGTTCGCCGATGGACCTAACAACGTTTTCCTGGGCAGACAACGATGCATGGGCCGGACAGGTTGTTGCTCGCGATGACAAGTTTTACTTCTATGCACCAGTGCATCATAGCACAACTGGTGCCATGGCTATCGGGGTTGGTATCAGTGATAGCATCACTGGCCCATACACTGATGCACTGGGCCATCCTCTAGTCGAAAACGGCGAAATCGACCCTACGGTctatatcgacgatgatggtCAAGCCTACCTGTATTGGGGTAATCCTGGTCTGTGGTATGTGGAGCTGAACGAGGATATGATCTCCTACAGCGGGAACATCAGCCAGGTCGAGCTCACC GAGGGGCCCTGGCTCTATAAGCGGGAGGATATCTACTATATGATTTATGCAGCTACATGTTGCTCTGAGAATATTCGATACTCTACGGGCTCTAGTCCTACTGGCCCCTGGACATATCGGGGTATCATCATGCAGTCACAGGGTGCGAGCTTCACCAATCACCCGGGGATCATCGACTATGAGGGACGATCATACTTCTTCTACCACAACGGGGCTCTTCccggcggcagcggcttcaCAAGATCTGTGGCTGTCGAAGAATTCACTTACAATGCCGACGGTACCATTCCCGAGTTGAGCATGACAACTGCTGGTCCGGCACAAATCGGAACCCTCGACCCATATCGCCGCCAGGAAGCCGAAACGATTGCGTGGTCTGATGGTATCGAGGTGGAAGCCTGCAGTGAGGGTGGCTTTAATGTCGCCAATATTGACAACGGGGACTATATTAAGGTGGCAGGCGTTGCCTTTGATGAAGGCGCCTCTAGTTTCACTGCTCGAGTTGCATCTGCAGGCAATGGTGGAAATCTCGAGCTGCACCTGGACAGCAAGGATGGACCAGTCGTC